CAAGGAGGCGGTCCGGGAGAGGCAGTCCTTTCGGATCTGCCGCTTTCAGGCACGAGCACGTTGAGCTTACGGTATAGGACGGAGATATCAACGTCCCCGGGCCATTGGAAAGGTTCCCCGTCAACGTGCGCGTCCCTGAAGTCCCGGCCCATGATCACGGCCTTCCTGCCGCGGGCGGTCTCGTATCTGCCGTGCTTATCTATTTTGCCGGAGAGGAGTCTCCGGGCGAGGTCCAGGGCCGAAAAGATTCCGGTCCTGTGGACGAAACAGAAGTCCAGTAGGCCGTCATCGTTCTCCGCGCCCGGGGCAATCACAGCGCCCCCGCCCAGGTGGCTCGTATTTGCGGCCGTGAGGAGGAGCGGCTTGCCGTCGATGTCCTTGCCGTCGATGCTCAGGCGGACCGGCCCTGGCCTGAAGCGGAGGAACTCCCAGGGCGCGAGCATAAAATACGGCGAAAGCCCCCTCAACCTCCTGCTCAACCGGCCCTTGTTATAGCGCCTGCTAAGGCGGGCCTCGAAGGCGAATCCCGCGGTAGAGAAGAAATAACGGCCGCACGCGACTCCTACGTCCATCTTCGCTATTCTGCCGGTCTTGAGTAGCCTTACCCCTTCCTCCACGTCCTCGGGTATCCCGAGGGCCCTCGCAAGCGCGTTGCCGGAGCCGGCAGGCAGTATGCCGAGTGCCGTCCCTTTGCCAACGAGCTCGGATGCCACGTCGTTTATGGTCCCGTCCCCGCCGCAGGCGAAGACCACCTCGTATCCCTTGGCGACCGCATCGGCCGCGAGGTCCCTCATGCCGGACCTGTCGGCTGCGGACCTTATCTCGAATATGCCCTCTTCCGCCGCCAGCACTTTTTTAACCGCCCCGGAGAGGGCTTTAAGCCTTCCAGAGCGCCCGGCAGTGGGGTTGAGGATGAAACGGACCTTCAAGCTTGAGTCCTCCGTAAAAGTAAAGGCAACCTCTAAAAATCAGAGCTTTTTCCTGCAAACAAGGAAGCCGGGAATATTTTATTCCCGTAACTACCCAGAGTCCGGGAAAAGATCAATTTTTACAGGTTGCCTGAAAAGTATAATTTGGAAATAGGCCGGGTTGCAAGGATTAAAGAGGGCGTGGCAGAGCCTGTAAAAAGGTACAGTTGCGGATTTTATATCTTGCGTATAAGATATGTAATATTAAAAGCGATAAAAAGGGCTTTCATTGGCCTCAACGCCATGCGGCCGGAAAACCGGGACCTGGCATGATTGCGAACTCGTTCACGAGAGCATCCAAAGAGCTCCTTAAAACGGAGGTCAATGTGTTCCGAATCGAGAGTCCTGATTTCAAGGAAGGCGGGCATATCCCGAGGAAGTATACCTGCGAGGGAGAGAACCTCTCGCCGCCCCTCATCTGGAGTGAGCCCCCTCCGGGAACAAAAAGCTATGTCCTCGTACTGGAGGACCCTGACGCTCCCATGGGGACTTTCGTCCACTGGGTCGTATTCGACGTTCCGACCGATATGACCGGGCTCTACAGGGGCGCGGGCAACAACGGGACAGGGCTCGAAAACGGCATGAAGCACGGCATGACGGACTTCGGCCAAATAGGCTATGGCGGCCCGTGCCCGCCGAAGGGGCACGGCATGCACAGGTACAGCTTCATACTCAAAGCGACCGACCTGCCTTCGCTCGGCCTCGACGAGGGCTCGAAAAAAAGCGAGCTGGAACGGGCCTTGAAAGGGCACGTGCTCGCAGAAACGCGGATAACAGCGGTATACCAGCGTTAGGACTTGACCCCAGGTAAATCCTTTCGACGTAAAACCCTTCTGCCGCATACGCGGCTCGAGACTGAAGCTCGACCGGCTTACCCCTTCTACCCCATCAGACACGCAAAGCGACGAGACTGGCCTTTTCCCCGGCCCGTTCACGCCTTCTCCCTTATATGCGTTTATTGTACTGTTTTGTTTTTTTAAAGAGCCCGTGAGTGTAGGCGGGTCGTGAGGAGCCTTTGCAAAAAAGCGCGCAGCGCGTCAAAAGGACTTTTTCGCTTTGGAAGCAAAACAGTTAAAGTAGCACTTAAGCTACTTGAGCACCCTCTCCGGCGAGACCAGGTGCCTTGAGAGCCCCATCTCCTTGGGGCTCAAGCCCATCGCGAGCCCCACGAGCTGGGAGAGATGGAAGACAGGCATGTCGATCCGTTCATTGACAGCTTTTTCGGCAAGGCCCTGGTAATTGTCCAGGTTTATGTGGCAGAAGGGGCACGGCGTTACGAAGCAGTCGGCCCCGTTCCTTTTTCCGTCGAGGAGGCGGACGCCCGTCATCTTTGTTGCGGTCTTCTCGGCTACAAGGTCCACCTGGAAGCCGCAGCACTTGGTCTTCCCACTGTACTCTACGGGCTCCGCGCCGAGCGCCATTATAGTGGCTTCAAGCGACCAGGGTTTTTCAGGGTCGTCGAACCCGAGGGCGTCCGAGGGCCTAAGGCTGTGACAGCCATAGAAAGGCGCGACCTTGAGCCATGATAAGGGGCTTGTGACCTGCTCCTTGAGCCTCTCAAGCCCGTAATCTCCTGCCAGCACCCACAGGAGCTGTTTTACCTCGATTTTCCCGCTGTAATGGAGCCCGGCAGCCGCGAGCACCTTGTTCGTCTCCTCAAGGAGGCGCGGGTCCCTTTTGAGGTCCCTGTTCGCCGTGCTCATGACCATTAGGCAGGTTGAGCATATGGTCATTATGTCCATCTCCATGGCCTCGGCCTCGGCGAATATGCGGGCGTTGAGGGCCAAATAGAGCCGGTAATCGTAGTCTGTAAGGAGCCCTGCGCCGCAGCAGTTGGCTTTGGGCATGTCGTAAAGCCCTATGCCGAGCTTCCGGGCGACGAGCCTTGTCGCGTCGTTCGTCTCCCTGGTCATGTGCTGGGATACACAACCGGGATAGTAGGCGTATTTCAGTTCCTCGGCCAATCCTACTCCTCCTTCTTCGGCTTAAGGCCTTCCTTCTTCTCCATCTCGTCGTAGATCGCCCTGACCTCGTCTATCTCCATTATCTGAGGGAAAAGGTACGGGCGGGGCATCTTGCCGTGCCTCTCCATCCTGAGCCCAAGCGGTATCATCCCGAGAGAGCGGAGGAAACCCAGTGTCTTGAAGGTCATTGCGGCCTCGTCGAGCCGTCCGAACCTCTCGACCGAATCGGCCATCGCCTCTACGTGTTTGGCGCCCGGGTTTTCGAGGACGCCTTTCTTCATCGCGGCCGAGCGGAGGCTCTCTATCTGCTTAAGCGGCTTTACGTCCTTGGGGCAATACTGCGTGCAATGTATGCAGCGGACGCAGTCCCATATGCCGTGCTCCTCCGAAAGCCTCTCAAGCCTCTTCCCCTGGTGCCCTTCCCGGACGTCTCCTACGAACCTCCACGCCTTTGCGGAGGCAGCCGGGGCGATGAAGCGCTCGTCTATCTCAAGAGAGTTGCACTCGGCGTTGCAGCAGCCGCACATTATGCACCTCTGGCTCTCGTCTATCCCGGCCTGGTCCTCTATGGTGACCGGGTTCCCTTCGCTTCCGCCAGCGGGCATAAGGAAAGGCGAGACCTTCTCCATCTTCTCCCAGAAAGGGGCCATGTCCACCACGAGGTCCTTTATGGTCCTGTGGTTCGCGAGTGGCTCTATCCTCATGGTACCCATCTTCTCGTACTCTGGTATTACCTGCAGGTTGCAAGTGAGCCTTGCAAACCCGTTCACTGTCATGGCGCAGGAGCCGCATATGGCCGAGCGGCACGACCTCCTGAAGGCGAGCGTGGGGTCCTGCTCCTCGGAAATATTAAGGAGCGCCTCGAGCACGGTCATGCCCTCTGTGGCCTCGACGACATAATCCCGGTAGTACGGCCCCGGGTTCTCCCGGTCCATCGGGTCATGCCGCCTTATGCTGAATTTTATTTCCATGAAGCGGATTCTCCTGTCTAATACTTTCTTTCTTCCGGTTCGAACCTGGTAATCTTCACGTCCTTGTATCCTATGATAAAATCATTGCCGCGCTTTACTACTAGCGTGTGCTTGAGCCACTCCGCGTCGTTTCTTTTCGGGAAGTCCGTCCTGAAATGCGAGCCCCTGGATTCTTCCCTGTTTAACGCGCTCACCAGTATGGCTTCCGAGGCGTCGAGCATGCTCCCGAGCTCTATCATATGAAGGAGCTCGGCGTTGAAGCGGTCTCCCCTGTCGATGAGGGCCGCCTTCCCGTACCTCTCCTTTATATCCCTTATTTTGTCGAGCCCTTTCCCGAGCCTTTCCCTGCTTCTAAAAATGCCGCAGTGCTCCTCCATGACCCCGGCCATCTCGTCCCTTAGCGCGTAGACCCGCTCTCCCTTTTCCCTCTTGAGTATTCCGGCGACCTCGTTTGCCGCATCGCGGAGGGCCGAATCGGGGAAGGGCGTAAGCTCGGCGGATTCAGCATACTCGGAGGCCTTTTTCCCGGCGCGCCTGCCGAAGACCACGGCCTCAAGGAGCGAGTTCCCTCCGAGCCTGTTCGCTCCGTGTACGCTTACGCAGGCGCACTCGCCCGCGGCAAAGAGGCCCGCAATGCCGGTCTGGCCGTCCATGTCGGCCCGGATGCCGCCCATCGAATAATGCGCGCCGGGCTTTACGGGCACGGGCGCCTCTATCGGGTCCACCCCGGCGAAATCCATCGCGAGTTCCCTTATCTGCGATAGCTTCGATTTTATGGTGTCCGCGCCCAGGTGCCTCAGGTCCAGGAAAACGCAGCCGTCAACGCCCCTTCCCTCCTCTATCTCGGTCTGCTCGGCGCGGCTTACCACGTCCCGGCTCGCAAGCTCCTTTACCTTGGGCGCGTACCTCTCCATGAACCTTTCGCCGAGCGAGTTCAGGAGAAAACCGCCCTCGCCCCTCGCGCCCTCGGTCATGAGGATGCCCGTCCTTTTAAGGACCGTCGGGTGGAACTGGACGAACTCCATGTCCATAAGCGGGAGCCCGGCATCGAGCGCGAGCCCCAGGCCGTCGCCTGTCGATGAGAGCGCGTTCGTTGTGGTCCTGTAGACCCTGCCGTAGCCGCCTGTGGCCATTATGACCGACTTCGAGCGGAGCCTATGGAGCTTACCGGTATCAAGCTCCATCGCGATCACGCCGGAGACCCTGCCATCCTCGACGACGAGCCTTGTTACGTGCCACTCGTCGTAGATGAAGACACCGTGCTTCAAGACCTGCTCGTACATTACATGAAGGAGGGCGTGCCCGGTCCTGTCCGCGAGGTAGCAGGTCCTCGGATAGCCTGCCCCGCCGAAAGGCCTCTGGGCGATATGGCCTTTAATATCGCGGCTGAAAATGGCGCCCATGCCTTCGAGCTCGAGGATGTCTCCGGGCCCCTCCTTGCACATGGCCTCTATCGCGTCCTGGTCGCCAAGCCAGTCGCTACCCTTGACGGTGTCGAAGGCGTGCGCCTCCCAGGAATCGGTCTCCTTGAGGGCCGAGTTTATGCCTCCCTGGGCCGCTACCGAATGGCTCCTCACCGGGTATATCTTGGTCACGAGGGCGGTGTCGAGCCCGCTTCTGGCCGCCTCTATGGCGGCCCTCATGCCCGCGAGCCCCGCGCCTATTATGACACAGTCATGCGTTACCAGGGCCTTGTCCTCCGATTCAAATTTTTCATGATACCACGGGCCTTTCCGGACCGGGGCTTTTCATTACACTCTATAAGGAATCCAGAGTACATAAAAGGTTTTTTTCAAGGAAGCCGGGATATGCTGGAAAAGGCCAGGACCGGCTTATGAAAGCTTATCAGCAATACCGGCCTTGGTCAACGGAGGAAAACGCAAAAAAAAGGGCGGCCCGAATGGCCGCCCTTTTTTCTACCGATTGGAACTGGCTTATTTCAAATCTTTTGTCAGCTCGTACCCGCGCTGCAGGGCCTTCTTGTTGAGGTCCACGAAAGCGGCCGGCACCCTTGCGAGGACCGCCTGCTCAACGGACTCGTACTTGACGACTTTTGTGAGGCCGGTCATCGCGCCGAGAGAGACGATATTGGCGACTATGATCTTCCCGAGCTCGTCCCTGGCTATCGAGGTAATTGGGAAGCCGTGCACCTTGAAGCCGCCGCTCGGGAGGGTTTTTACGTTGTCCGAGTCCACGATAAGGATGCCGCCGTCCTTTATATCATGGTGATACTTGGTGCATGCCTCCTGGGTCATGGCGAGCATGCAGTCTATTGCAGTAGCCTTCGGGTAGTCTATGGGCCCTGCGGAGATGATGACCTCGGCCTTGGAGGCGCCGCCCCTGGACTCGGGGCCGTAGGACTGTGACTGGACCGCGTTCTTATCGCCGTATATGGCGGCGGCCTCGGCCATTATTATGCCTGCCAGTATCATGCCCTGGCCGCCGGAGCCGCTCAACCTTATCTCGTACCTTTCGCTCATCTTTCAAGCCTCCAAAGGATTGCGGGACTATTTTTTCGACGTAGCCTTCTGCATTATGAGGTTCTCGTACTGCTCGCAGTACTCGGGCCGCTCGACCTTGTGGAGCACCCCGCGTAGCACCTTGCCCTTAAGCTGCTCAGGCGTGAGCTTCTCCGCCTGCTTCACGTTAACGGTCCCGTCCTTTTCGATCTCCTCCATCATATGGGTCGCGCTCTTGTACTTGTTGGCCCTGCCGAAGTAGGTCGGGCAGGCGTCTATGATGTCTATTACCGAGGTGCCCTTGTGGACCAGCGCGTCGTGTATCGTTTTTTCGAGCTCTATCGTGTGGTAGGCCGTGCCCCTCGCGACGAACGTCGCGCCCGACACCTTTGCCATCTCGCACGCGTCGAACGGGGGCTCGATGTTGCCATAGCGGCTGGTCGTGGCGATTGCATCGAGGGGTGTAGTCGGGGAATACTGCCCGCCGGTCATGCCGTAAGTCGAGTTGGTCATGACCAGCACGGTCATGTCTATGTTGCGCCTGCATGCGTGTATGAAATGGTTCCCGCCTATGGCCAGCGCGTCTCCGTCGCCGGTTATGACTATAACCTTCATCTCCGGCTTCGCGAGCTTTACGCCCGTTGCGAAGGCCATCGCCCTCCCGTGGAGCGTGTGGAGGGTGTTGAAGTCCACGTATCCCGGGGTCCTCGACGAGCAGCCGATCCCTGAGACCATGCAGATGTTGTCTTTTTCGAGCCCGGCCTTGTCTATGGCCCTGAGCAGCGCCTTAAGCACTATCCCGTGGCCGCAGCCAGGACACCAGATGTGCGGGAGCTTATTGGGCCTGAGATACTTATTATAATCGAAGGGGACGCTTACCTTTTCCTTCTTTTCCGCTATCGTTGACATTCGATTGCCTCCAAGCTCGTTGTGGGCCGCCGGCCCTGCCTTTTCGGGGTTAAAGGAATCTCCTCACTGCGTGCATTATCTGCGCCGGGGTAATGGGCTCTCCATCCACCCTGGTTATGCCCTCCACCTCGCAGTTCCCCTTGGCGCACCTCTCTACCTCGCGCACCATCTGGCCGAGGTTCAGCTCCGGAACGACTATGGCGTTTACCCTTTTTGAAAGCTCGGCCACGGCCGCGTCCGGGAAGGGCCATATGGTGAGCGGACGCAGCAACCCGACCTTGAGCCCCGATTTCCTGAGCTCGTTCACGGCGAACCTCGCCGAGCGGGCGGTCGAGCCGATGGTGAAGATGGCCACGTCCGCGTCGTCGAGCGCCGCCTCCTCGTTCTTCCAGATGCGCTC
The genomic region above belongs to Deltaproteobacteria bacterium and contains:
- a CDS encoding diacylglycerol kinase family lipid kinase, coding for MKVRFILNPTAGRSGRLKALSGAVKKVLAAEEGIFEIRSAADRSGMRDLAADAVAKGYEVVFACGGDGTINDVASELVGKGTALGILPAGSGNALARALGIPEDVEEGVRLLKTGRIAKMDVGVACGRYFFSTAGFAFEARLSRRYNKGRLSRRLRGLSPYFMLAPWEFLRFRPGPVRLSIDGKDIDGKPLLLTAANTSHLGGGAVIAPGAENDDGLLDFCFVHRTGIFSALDLARRLLSGKIDKHGRYETARGRKAVIMGRDFRDAHVDGEPFQWPGDVDISVLYRKLNVLVPESGRSERTASPGPPP
- a CDS encoding YbhB/YbcL family Raf kinase inhibitor-like protein, whose protein sequence is MIANSFTRASKELLKTEVNVFRIESPDFKEGGHIPRKYTCEGENLSPPLIWSEPPPGTKSYVLVLEDPDAPMGTFVHWVVFDVPTDMTGLYRGAGNNGTGLENGMKHGMTDFGQIGYGGPCPPKGHGMHRYSFILKATDLPSLGLDEGSKKSELERALKGHVLAETRITAVYQR
- a CDS encoding CoB--CoM heterodisulfide reductase iron-sulfur subunit B family protein, giving the protein MAEELKYAYYPGCVSQHMTRETNDATRLVARKLGIGLYDMPKANCCGAGLLTDYDYRLYLALNARIFAEAEAMEMDIMTICSTCLMVMSTANRDLKRDPRLLEETNKVLAAAGLHYSGKIEVKQLLWVLAGDYGLERLKEQVTSPLSWLKVAPFYGCHSLRPSDALGFDDPEKPWSLEATIMALGAEPVEYSGKTKCCGFQVDLVAEKTATKMTGVRLLDGKRNGADCFVTPCPFCHINLDNYQGLAEKAVNERIDMPVFHLSQLVGLAMGLSPKEMGLSRHLVSPERVLK
- a CDS encoding succinate dehydrogenase/fumarate reductase iron-sulfur subunit — translated: MEIKFSIRRHDPMDRENPGPYYRDYVVEATEGMTVLEALLNISEEQDPTLAFRRSCRSAICGSCAMTVNGFARLTCNLQVIPEYEKMGTMRIEPLANHRTIKDLVVDMAPFWEKMEKVSPFLMPAGGSEGNPVTIEDQAGIDESQRCIMCGCCNAECNSLEIDERFIAPAASAKAWRFVGDVREGHQGKRLERLSEEHGIWDCVRCIHCTQYCPKDVKPLKQIESLRSAAMKKGVLENPGAKHVEAMADSVERFGRLDEAAMTFKTLGFLRSLGMIPLGLRMERHGKMPRPYLFPQIMEIDEVRAIYDEMEKKEGLKPKKEE
- a CDS encoding FAD-dependent oxidoreductase — translated: MVTHDCVIIGAGLAGMRAAIEAARSGLDTALVTKIYPVRSHSVAAQGGINSALKETDSWEAHAFDTVKGSDWLGDQDAIEAMCKEGPGDILELEGMGAIFSRDIKGHIAQRPFGGAGYPRTCYLADRTGHALLHVMYEQVLKHGVFIYDEWHVTRLVVEDGRVSGVIAMELDTGKLHRLRSKSVIMATGGYGRVYRTTTNALSSTGDGLGLALDAGLPLMDMEFVQFHPTVLKRTGILMTEGARGEGGFLLNSLGERFMERYAPKVKELASRDVVSRAEQTEIEEGRGVDGCVFLDLRHLGADTIKSKLSQIRELAMDFAGVDPIEAPVPVKPGAHYSMGGIRADMDGQTGIAGLFAAGECACVSVHGANRLGGNSLLEAVVFGRRAGKKASEYAESAELTPFPDSALRDAANEVAGILKREKGERVYALRDEMAGVMEEHCGIFRSRERLGKGLDKIRDIKERYGKAALIDRGDRFNAELLHMIELGSMLDASEAILVSALNREESRGSHFRTDFPKRNDAEWLKHTLVVKRGNDFIIGYKDVKITRFEPEERKY
- a CDS encoding 2-oxoacid:acceptor oxidoreductase family protein, translating into MSERYEIRLSGSGGQGMILAGIIMAEAAAIYGDKNAVQSQSYGPESRGGASKAEVIISAGPIDYPKATAIDCMLAMTQEACTKYHHDIKDGGILIVDSDNVKTLPSGGFKVHGFPITSIARDELGKIIVANIVSLGAMTGLTKVVKYESVEQAVLARVPAAFVDLNKKALQRGYELTKDLK
- a CDS encoding 2-oxoacid:ferredoxin oxidoreductase subunit beta, yielding MSTIAEKKEKVSVPFDYNKYLRPNKLPHIWCPGCGHGIVLKALLRAIDKAGLEKDNICMVSGIGCSSRTPGYVDFNTLHTLHGRAMAFATGVKLAKPEMKVIVITGDGDALAIGGNHFIHACRRNIDMTVLVMTNSTYGMTGGQYSPTTPLDAIATTSRYGNIEPPFDACEMAKVSGATFVARGTAYHTIELEKTIHDALVHKGTSVIDIIDACPTYFGRANKYKSATHMMEEIEKDGTVNVKQAEKLTPEQLKGKVLRGVLHKVERPEYCEQYENLIMQKATSKK